The following nucleotide sequence is from Juglans microcarpa x Juglans regia isolate MS1-56 chromosome 6D, Jm3101_v1.0, whole genome shotgun sequence.
TGCAACTGACACGAGCCAATTCACCCCCAAGAAAATGGACACTCACATTTAGGTACTGATCGTTTACTGTTCATATGAACAGTAAATGTGTTAGTTTTCTTCGGCGTGAATTGGTCCGTGTCTTCATCAATTTCCAAAGAACTATGTGTGTACTTCTGTTAGACAACAAATAAAGCAGTTAATTAGGATACCATCAACGTTTCCTGGAAACTGGAAAGAGATACAACATTTCAGATATAAAATCCACAAAACtcaatactttcaatgagaccATGAGAGTAAGCAGATAAGGAAGGAGTTggctaaaatttaataaacctCAACACATCCACCATATTGAGGTCTGTACAAAATGAATTCTGGAAATTTGAGATCATCAGCAATATTATGATGCTCAACAACTCGTCCACGCAATATTATGTTGAATGTTTGAGGTACTCGCAAGTACAAGATGGACAAGTATACCTGTAAAGAATGAAGAACCATGCTAAAACAAATTTGACTTCCTAGATATCTGATTGAAGCACATAATCTTATAGAAGGCTTACACGGAGAGAATAATGGAATTGATTAGCAATGTGCTGCTCATTTGTTGTCTTCCAAGCACGTAATGTCTCAATTCTTTTGGACTCCCCACTAATACGAATATCCTGCAGCCACCGAGTCCCCTCATTGGAAATTATActaaaaagacaagaaaaaggaTAGAGGATAATTGAAATATTAACCTGAGGATCTGATTCAAAGTCAAGTTCCACATCCCCATCAGCATTGAACCACAAATTGTAGATAATAACCTTGGTGCCATGAGTCCCAATGTCATCAAACTGCCATCATATTGAAGATCAAACAAAATGAAGATTGTAAAGAATTCAGAAAGCTAAAAACTGCAGGAAAAATCTATGCAATTGCTTTCGACTACAATCAGTGATGAGTGCGAAAATTTGGTAATCAAACTTCATAAAATGAGCCCACCTCCATACACATCAATTATATTGTGGTAAAACTCACCAATGGCCATTCCCTATAAGAAATAAGAATGGGGTGGAGGGGACCGAGACCTGGGTGCATGGGTAATTAATCGATCAAGAAAGAGAAGTGCAATTCACCATTATGAACTCATTTGATAGCTCAGAGTAAAACCACTTCAATTAAccaaataaacatatttaaatatttaaatactaacaCAATGAATATGTGCAGAAAAGAGCAAGATGTaatggaagggaaaaaaaaaaaagtcaaataatCTTACTTGCTTCAAAAGCTCTGATTCTGTTGAAAATGGAGACCACTGCAATAGAATGGAAAGATTAGACAAAAAATGCTCTTTAGCACGTAGTATTTCCAGAGTGCCAGTTGATGTATTAAACTTGTAGTCCACCTGCAATAGTAATGGTGGGTACCAGAGTAAGAGAAACGTCAACAGAAAGGGGATAACAGAACAAGCAGCACTGTAACAGTCCACGGaatcataaaacaaaataatgttttataagcaacaattatttcattaaaaaacactaatttcatctcatctcatctaatcattacaacttttccaaactcccacacaaaatacaataaacaattcaactttttcaaatcccaaaacaaaaataatattataacaatattttattcaactttctcatctcatccaaacctcccctaaaGAAGCATTCCAAGTACAACAAGATGTTCACAAGAAAGTCATCTAGCTAAAAATAGAGAGATATAACATAATAATGGAAAGTAAGCCCACTAGAGACATTAAGGAACCATTTTCCACACTGCTAAGATTTGTGGACTACCGCCAGACCCTCCACATGAGTTAAAACGTTCACTATACTTCTGGCCATGACTCAAACTAAACCAACCCGACTAGAGAAATCATTCTATAGAACACTAGCCACCTGGTAATGTAACAAAAGATGGTCCACACACTACCCACACCTCTTGCACACAGAGCATCACTCAATCACATCAATGCATCTTTTCCTCTGATTTTCATCTGAAGAATCTTACTGATAGATGCAAACCAAGCAAAAAATGCAGTTCCTAAGGAAATCTTAGTCTTTCATATTCTCCATATTTTCTATTAAGCAAAAGGTTGTCATGACAAGAGACAAGGACACTATAAAAAGAATGGTCATTGAACCTCTCTTTCTTGGATGGGACCAAAGCAACTTATTTTAACCTCTTATTCTCAAAATAGTGGTGTACAACAgattaaaaatacaataaaggCCTCAACCTCCCAATCATGTTCTGTTTTTATGAAGTTAACATTCCATCAAGGGAGTTCACCAGATAACTCCAAAAGATCTCCCACTGACGCATCCTTCACACGAACCACCCTACACAACCGAACAGGCTTCTTTGAGAGCCATACCACTGCACCACTACATGCTAAAATCTGATCCTAGAACCATCTCCAACTTCAAATCTATTATGCTTAGAAAGCACCCCCACCCTTTTCTTATATTCTTCCAAAATCCCATCCCATGAACATCCTTACTTAGCGTCTACATCATTCTCCgccaggtctctctctctcattctgaTTACGCCAGAGCCACTTCCACAAGAGTACACAATTAAAGAAAATCAAGTTCCTAACCCCTAACCCACTATCGGGGATCAAAGAACATACTTTCGCCCAGCTTATCATgtgaaatttgaactcttctCCTAACTCACCCCAAAAGAAGTTCCCCTGCACTTTTTCTAGGCAGTTAGCTACACTAGCTGGatgtgaaaataaatacatgaaataCATAGGCGGATTCAAGAAAGTACTCTTGATCAAAGTAATCCAACCAGCTTGGGACATATACATCTTTTTACAGCCAACCAGTCCTCATTCAATCTTTTCAACATACAAAATACCTTGGCATTGAAAGTGGCCCCACCAAAGCAATTCTACCGtctttatttttcctcaaattcTTGAACCCCAAAACCTAGTTAACACCTTAAATTTACTAGCATCTAAAGATTATACTCCAGGCCAATAATATGTTTTGAATGTTTACTTAACAAAGATATATGTTTTGGATGATAAGTGATAACCTAATTCTTTCATGAAAAATCTCAAAGTACTACAAATcgtgaatcattttttttttttttgataagtaagagagaaatattattgatcATCTTACCTGAATAACAAATTTTGCATGCTCAAGGCACATTCCATGAACATACATAATATTAACACATTTATTGCTCATAAAATAACCAGCTAACATCTACAAGTTCACAATTCTTGACCAccttttacaaattaataaaaatagattaacAATGTTTGGTTACAACAAAATGACCCAACTAAAACCTTGACTTAAAGCAATGAAACTCACCATGGGCACTACTATTCTGTCATGGCCTGTTCGTGTCAAAAATGTATAAGAGAGGAGACCGATGCTTTGTGTCAATATCCTGATTATGTAACATGGTATATGAGTAGACAAACAAGAGGTTCATATAGGCAACATCATtaagtcagagagagagagagacagaacgAAAATTGTTTTACCTTTTCACATATTATGCGTGCATCAATAACTATATGGTTAAAAAGTAAGGATGTCCtttcaataagtaaaaaaaaaaaaaaaatcagaggaCTTCACATGCCGTAAGAGGTAAGAAGTccctaaacaaaacaaaaactggaCCTTAGCTTACGAGCCACTTTCTCTTCACATGGAACATGTCTTTAAGGAAGTAACTAGAGTGGCTGATTGTTGGGCCAAACTAGGGGCAAAATGTGTTACATGGGAGTGTTTCAAGTGGCTTGATGTATTGAGAGAAGTGAGGTGTTTTGGTCCTTTCTAGAGCAGGTTTCCCAATTTGCAGTAAAAATGATTTTGCTGTGTATAGTGTGGAGATGACTTTCATCTCTTTTTCCTTACATTATGTTGGTAGTTGCTCACTCCCAAAAGTTACTGGCCGGGAATTTTGAAAATCTGTTGAATACATGGAACTTATACGACATAAAGTACTACTttctttattatgaaaaaagaaaagaaaactgagaCATATTATTCAAAGTATACACGTGTGTATGCATGTGCGTGTGTACAAGCAAGCTAGTATGGCTTATAAATGGGTTATtgaatatataactaataacaaAAGATCAGTCCCTTTTGAATTCAAACCTGTTACTCGTGTGGCAGCTGAAGACAATAACATCTGCACCAAGTCTCATTGTACTAGTCTTGAAACCATTTCCATCTGGAAGGCTACAAGTAAACtaataaatacaaaagaaaataataaattgtagAGTGAAAAACTACTATCCATACATTGTCCAATGGCTGATTTAGATTTCTTATCCGAGAACCCAAAACTCATGCACTGCCTCATTGCTTCAGGATCCATTCCACCGCCATCATCTGGGGCAAGTCATGAGGTTTTTTTATACAAATGAGTCAGCAAAATGTATTATGGAATAAAATGTACCGATGCAGACTCCCAGAATATGCTAGATAAAACTCCAATTACACACTACCTTGAATTAACAATGCTGGACTTCCATCCCTTGGATTTGTGGTTTTGTCTACAACGACAAAAGTGGCCCCATTTCGGATCTATCCAATcaaagagggaaaaaagaaaaaggagaactCGTGATATGCAGAATAGGATTCAATTGTTAGAGCCAACCATCAAAAACATAATCACACAATAGGCAATGAACACCTGGAGTATATACAATCCATGCAGTAGCCATAAACAAGATCATTGTATGTGATAAAAATGAACCTGACTGAATAAACTAGTCTTTCAACGTAGTAGTTTCTAATTTTACATAAACTTGTTATacaaatgaataagaaaatattcTATGTAACTAAGTTTGCTACCTTGAGGCGTCATACAATAAATTTCTCTTAAAGGAATGCCAATATTAGCATTTTGATCTCCAATATTTTGGTTGAATGGCTTGATTTTCTAACCCCTTTGTCTCGTTTATTTCAATGTTTGCGATAAGCAACCTCACAAACTTTGCTGACGGAAATGGACCAAAAGCTACTTATATAGTGTATCAAAATAGCCATGGTCCTCAAGAGTCTCTTTAACTTTTGAAATTCAATAACATTTATTTATCCATTGGTTACAAAAGTAAAAAACCTTAACTTGAGGAAACAAAAAGTAGCAAAATCTTAAGACtggaaaaaagtaattatttgatctaaaaaaattgaatatttgagcTATCCTACCGAAATAGATGAAGTCCACCCAAAACAATTATGGTGCAATTCCATTCCAAAATTATCTTTCAAACAATTTGCAACATGAGCACACAACCCCAGTACCACAAGGTCaaaaaaacaacaatatcaaGTAAGATCAAAATAAGAAGTTCACCTCATCAACTGCATTGTCAAGCAGTTCTGCTACAGCTGCAAACAGGAAGCAACCGAAAAGGGTAGTAATGAAAATTGCCATAGCTTCAccaataatatatgtaattgcAATTAGTGAAACAAGCGCATACCGCCAAAGGCCCACTTATGTGAAGTTGCATTTGAATGAAGGAACATTGGGTGAACAAGTAGATAGTTTTTTCCATCTATTACAATAAATATAGAATGTTAGAGAACAAAGGATCAGGCTTCAATGACCACTGATGCAGATATTTGCATGCACTGATGCACATCTCATAGGGTTTATCACTATCATCCAACTGAACAGCCAAAGCAAGGAAATATCTAAAACAGGGCCATGTTTGGCACCCAAGGGGCTTTTGGCATCTTCGTgttttcttcaaaaataaaataaaaaacaattacacaGTAGAAACTCTCTAGGATtttcaaaaaatccaaaaactaaaagacaaaatgtaaattaaaaaaaaaaaaacgtagcCAGCCAGCCTGGCCACCAGAGACTAGAGGGTGGCTGTGTTCTTGCTACCAAGCAGTGGCCAGAGTTTTTGGCCACCAAGGGCAGCCTGATGGGATCAgtcatgttttttgtttttttcaaaaagttaaaatatttattatacccTCTATGAAAACTTATCTTAAAAACTTTTTACATCTAAACATACTCGCAATGGGTCCCACCACTTAACGAAACTCTAATAAAACTTTATTCAGAAAGCTCTTGCAATTATTCATGAAGTTGTTACAACCATTCATAAAAACGTGAGCTTCTCAGTGCTCCCCTAGATGGTGTATTAGGAAGcaccaatttttcttttgtaaataattttttttttttccttatgtaaataatttaagtCTCATTAGACAAGCGTAGAGGGTTATAACacataaattatacaaaagaaCCCCCTACGCAAGGGAATTAGGACACTATGAGATGCCCACACAATGTCCAACATGTCAAAGAccaaaaattcaattaaagCACCACATGCATGTCAAACAAAAATTAGtaagttttcttttatgatGAAGAACCCTGAGATCTTGCAAATGCACATCTTCTATCTGGTTAAACCCTAAACCTGTGTAACAGACATTAATAAGTTATATGTGACAACAACATACTTTGAAGTGAGACTTTAGAACCAAGCCCATCATTGTAGTTCCCAGCTTTCCAGAACTGCCGACAAAGCGGTGCAGGACATGTAGGTGATGTGGAAGAAAGACTCGAATCATCTACCGGAGACTGCCCTTGATCCAGTATACTAGAGCAACTTTGGCCAGTACTCAAAACATTTGAGCTTCTATTTTCTTCGGATTCTTGCCTTTTAAATTGTGTTTCCGACTGGAGCTTCTGTTGAAACTTACTTTCTTCTCGTTGTATTATATTCCCAACAACAACAGGCTCAGACTTAACAGATTTCAAATGCGGCTCTACACATTCATCATCGCTAGATAAGTCCACAATGTCTATAGAGGTCATCTTGAACACTGTAAAAGAAACCAGATGCACAAAACTGGTTACACTAACTAAAGAAAACAGAGCTTCAACGAGCAAGCAACATACAAAGTACTCTGCCAAGGAATTAATAGGTCAGTATAGACTAAATCATAGTTTTATCCACCAATAAATCTTTCTTATCATAACAAGTAGTAGGCCCACATGATGTGAGAGAATATTTGAagttattaaatgaaaataatacaaaattatcacCCCCTTAATCTCTTTATGCTCTAATATTAGTGATGATACACCTTACAAATTTTGCTTAAACGGAAGAGGCACCAAAGACCTTTGTATAGTGATCAAAATAAATCTACGACCAACAATAATAACTTAGTGACTCTTCAACTTCCTCCAAAATTCAATAATCTTTATAAATCCACTggttataaaactaaaaaataaacttatcaaataaaaataaaactaaaaaacaaattagatcccaaaataattaatatacaagTACTAAATAACTTAAGAGAACCAAATAATATAAGCTAGAACTAAAAGGCTCTTATTATGTGGCCAATTTAAGTTATTTAGACTTTATCATGAGTAATCAATGCAAGAATCAAATGGAAGACGAAGCTAGTGAACATTGCCCCTTTCATAAGCAGTGGgggagaagaaaggaaaaaaacagcTGGCTGACAACGATAACAGAAGCAAAACTCATTCAACACTATTGCTTCCACAATTAGATACTACAATTGATAGGAGATTCAAACCCTATTTTCTAGTGCTATGAGATTTTTACTGAATAACATGCTGTCTACAATCAGCTGCcaccatgtatatatataattaaacatattAATACATTTCTACCAAAAGAGAATTCATGATAAGAATGAATCCAACAATGAAATCAACTCCACCCTAGAAATGCCTTTACCTACATATGACACCTTTAACACCCACTTCCTGAGTGTAAATACACTTCAATTAAAGAGATTTGcctagtttaattattttttgtacaaAAGAGTTTAATTAATGGTATGAAGCCAACATAAATTTTAATCAAGGCAATGAAACCTTAAATTTACATGCAACTTTGCAATTTGGGGAATACAAGAAAGACCTCTCCAACAGGCAAGTAGTTCCACAACACTCTCAGGCATTACCAAAGCAAACTAATCCTGCTAAAAATATCAACCTAGATGGCCCttccacctcacaatgaagtagtaaATGCTCTGCCCTCCACAATGTCCTCCCCTTCTTTATGGTACCGTCTAAGCAACTTGCCAAGAAGAGCCTTGTTGAAAACCCTCAAGTTTATAATTCCCAAAACCACAACTAGAAATTAAGTAGTAAACCTTATCCCAGCTAACCAAATGGAACTTAACCTCCTCCCCAATTCCTCCCGACAAGAAATCCGGAAATATCCTTCTCAATCTGATTCGCCACATCCACTGGTAAAGAAAACAATGATAGGAAATATGTAGGAAAGTTAGAATgagtactttttatcaaaacGATTCTGCCTCCTCctgataaatatatcattttccaacTTGACAACCTTTGTCTCCATGTTCACCATCTATCCTTAAAGCCACACCTTCCAACCAAATAATACAGAAACTCCCAGTTTATGCggtcataagccttctccatatccaactttCAAAAAATACCCCACACTCTAGATCTGATTCTAATCTTCAGAAACTCGATGGCAATGAGCATCAAATCCAATATTTGTCTCCCCTTGTCAAAAGCATTTTGATGCGTTGAGAtacatccccccccccccccccttcttcaaaaaaaaaatcacaagacTAAAGGGGCGAAAGTCCTTCACATCCGAAGTCTTAAGTTTTTGGAGATAAGTGCAATGAATGTGGCATTAAGGCTTGTCTCAAATTTCCCATAAGCATAAAACTCCCAAAATACCCACATATTATCCTCCTTTACTGCATCCCAACAAACTTTAAAAAAGCCATCCGATCTTGGGGATTTATATTTAGCCATCTTACTTGCCACGAGATGGACCTCCTCTTCAAAGAGAAAACATTCATAATAGCAGGAAATTTAGTCCTTTATCTCAAAATGATCCGAAAAACAAGACCAACTATATGGAGCACCTCAATGGCATTGCCACTCTAATGTAAGTTGGCAACACGAAGAACTCCAAAGAACTTTGTGCACTTATCCCTTCCATAAGCCAAAGAGCACGCGATTTTTGTCTCCGTGATTTCTCTTCTATTAAAGTCACATTTTCAAGCTCCAAAGTAATTTGGCCTTTCCTTAGTACCTTCGCAGTCGAAAGAGCATTAATCTCCTTCTTTCTTACCCTCCAAATCCAAAACTCTACAAATAGATATCCCTTTTGGCTATCAACTCTCGCAAAAGCTTGCACATTCCCACATGATAGCAAAATGGTCCAAACATACCCAAGTAAGTCACTTATGGCACAACTAAGGAAAATGTGCCtcccaagaagaagaaaccaaaACTCAATCCAATCTAAAGACCAAACATGATTGTTAGACCACTTGAAAGTGCCCCCAACAAGAGGTAAATccaaaatatccaaatcaaATACAAGCTCGGAAAACTCCTCCTTAACATAACAGCAGTGAGACTCTCCCAATCTTTCACTCGAAAAACAAGTGCCATTAAAATCCCCACCAATAAACCAAGGCAAGTCCCACAAATAGTATAAGCCAacaatctcatcccacaaaagACACCTTTAGCTATCCAAATTTAGCCCATatacctgcaaaagcccacacGAAACCATATTCAACACTCTTAAAAGAGCACGCTACCGAGAAATCCCCAATGCTCCTTCAAAAACTTCAAGACCCTCTTATCTCGCATTACAAGTACCCCACCCAAAGCCCCTTAGAGGAAAGGTAGGTCCATCCCACATAGGAAACATCTCAACAGCTTCtaatgatacttttttttatgacggGAGAACCACTCCACaacagagcccttaggactcacccacgGAACCTAAACCCCTAGGGAAACTAGCACAACAACCcaccgccatggcctcccacttaaatcacAGTTAGATCCCTGGGGGAATCGAACCTGTGACACACAAGTtcacccttaccacttgggctacccacgggtgGGTCTTAATGaacttaactttttttcttgCGAACACACCATATCAACCTTCCAATAGCGTAATAGATATTTGGCATTGAGGAGTTTattaggggaggtttggatagtgagttgagataaaatgaaaattgaaaattgaataaaatattattagaatattatttttgttttgggatttaaaaaggttgaattgtttattgtattttgtttaggaatttggaaaaattgtaatgattagatgaattgagatgagttaagttctAAAATCAAACAAGGCCCTAATGTTATTCAACCCCCAAACATTCCATAAAagaatcttaggcttcataaagTTGTCACCCTCTCCTTAGTCCTACCATAACTTATACTCCCTTCCTTTTGCATTGTAATTTATCGAACATGTGAGTCTCTTTAATTACCAATTTCTTTTAGAGGCTGATCTGGAGAGAAGAGAATGGTCGTCCTCGATGGCAATGAGTAAGGCCCTaaattgatcttcaaaactCTCACATGAAATCCCAACACAATCATGGATCTCTTTCACCTTTTGTAGCACCAACTCGGAAGATGAACCAGGCTTACTCCAACTTGGtggaagagaaaataaaggaacATGTTCATCCCCaacctctttttctctcttgcatTTTGAAAAACCTACATTGTCCCCATTCATAGGAGCCAACAACATGTCCATTGCTGCATCTAAACCGCCATCCTTTTGCAACTAATCAGCCCCTACCAAAAGTCACAACTTCGTGTTGCCTTCAAAATTCAGTTGCACAGCAATGTTATTTGACAGCTCAAACGAGAGTACCAAGGACACCTCATACCCCATACCCACTAATATAGGGCACCTGAGTTGGAGAAAAAGCCATCAGTGACTCACCAGTAGCCACTAGGCAAGAAACAACCTTATCTAGGGTTGTAATTGAGCCAATCTTTTGGGCCAGGCTCGACTTGATTCAAATTACTTGAGCAAGGAGCAATCTGAGCCGAGCCAAACTCTAGCGGGTCAAAACACAAGCTCGAGTCAAGTGGAGTTATTTCTCGAACATCCCTGGtgcttttcttaaaaatatttttttatttttgaatgaaattgaataattaaaattacaaaaaaaatattagattttaacaactaataaataaatcctatattgaactataaaattataaaaattttgcaaatgactaaatatttggaaattaaataattGCCTTAAACCTTCATAAATTTCTACCTCATAATTACAAATgggataaaataataaaaactattaaaaatgaaaattaatataatgtaACTTTCAAGATTTTTACAACTCTATATAATCTATATGTTACATATGTAACCCAGTCAATATTTATCGCTAATAACGATATGTTATAAGTCTAAATAAGTTACTTAtctctaaatataaaaatatatattaattttgcaaTGAAGACATGGCATCTATATGGTAGTATAAGCATTATACACCAGCATATATCAGCATTTATAATATAGTTcctacatactagtatatgaaaccACTAATTCCTATCTACTGactactatattatattataaaatagctACTATAATTTAATCACTTGAGTACTTaactaacatattataaaaagtctcaATGTAATTTTCATTGCTCTTGTTCCAAAAAAAATGGGTGATATAGGTAAAAAATTACTGCCCCGCCAGCTTGGTGAGTGGGATGTACTCATTGCGAATGATCTCCATTATCCATTATCTCCATTACTCTTTGTTTTGTAATGGAAACTTTAAGCAAAATTATCTCAAGTACCATGGACGAAAGATTCCTCTCCGCATTTTTAGAGGGTGCAGCAAACATTGGTACATTAGATATTTCTCATGGTTTGGGATAATGTTGCTCCCCTGGTctttcttcctccaatagcgaattggattctgcctaaagttaatGAGATTCAGCAGTTCGTGGGAATTTcgcatggaggatgtgaagaccaatttaaaaaaCTAATCACTGCAATTGAGTCAAACCATgagcttgaaaccaaatcaagcttcaagaaaagcagggagctatagcgtctttcttgggcaatccactacgacgctaagggtggtagttcAACTAGAGCGAGGTCTAAAGGGAGGGCAATGTGAATACAGGAATCTAGGGGTTTGCGTGGGGTttttgggtagagttttagttttacgggaaacaaggggttgggctTCGGCTTGGGTTGGttttcacgggctttttgggttattaggggttttctattatgggcaaggtgttctCTCGTATACATTCAgtatacttggttactccttttgatatatataatattcttacttatcaaaaaaaaaaaagatatttctcACCTCTTATTTGCATATGACACTTATATTTTGCAAGGCCAACCAAGACCACAATCAAGAATTGAGAGCTCTTCTTCTTTAAATCAAAGTTGCTTCTAGATTGAGAGTGAACCTAGCTAAGTCAGAAATGATCCTAGCGGAAATGTTCCTAATGTGGAGACTTTGGCCAACCCCTTGGGATGCAAAGTATCTTTTTTgccaatgaaatatcttggcctcccCTTGTGGTCCACTGCTTCGAGAAGTTATAGCTGGATTTTCTATAGGAATGTGTGGAcaatgagtttaaattccaccTTGTGAATGGGCCCAAAATATGCACCTTGACCTTGGGTAGCGGGTTGGGAGTTCGAAAGTTGCTAGTTTTCAATAGGGCTCTATTGGAAGTGGTTCTAGAGATACCAATTAGAAAGGGGGGTTTTATGGAGAGTTGTAATCGATTCAAAGTTTGGTGGGCCTTGGGGTAGATGGTATACGAACAATATGGAACCACATGGAGTGGAGGTTTAGAAGCATATAAGAGGATGGGATACTTTCTCTTGGTACACTTGCTTCAAGGTAGGTGATGGTAACAAAATTAGATTCCGGCATGATCTTTAGTGTGGCAACAAGGCCCTCAAGGAAACCTGTCCAAATATATGGAATTGTGAGCTTGCAAGAAGCTTCAATTGCAAATCCTCTTCATCTAGTGGTATTCCACAATGGAATGTCACTTTCTTTAGAACTGCACAAGATGGGGAAGTCAATGCTTTCACCGAGTTTTACAATCTTGTCTACTTTACTAGAGTGAGGGTGGGAGAGGCTGATAAGATAGACCGGCGGCCTTCAAAGAGAAATTTACCATCCATCCATTCTACACGTCCCTCATCATGTACAACGTGCCGATTCCCATGGAAGCGCATTTGGAAAACTAAGGCACCCCTAAAAGCAGCTTTCTGCGTATGGATGACCTCATTGGGAAA
It contains:
- the LOC121235300 gene encoding protein MICRORCHIDIA 6 isoform X1, with protein sequence MTSIDIVDLSSDDECVEPHLKSVKSEPVVVGNIIQREESKFQQKLQSETQFKRQESEENRSSNVLSTGQSCSSILDQGQSPVDDSSLSSTSPTCPAPLCRQFWKAGNYNDGLGSKVSLQNGKNYLLVHPMFLHSNATSHKWAFGAVAELLDNAVDEIRNGATFVVVDKTTNPRDGSPALLIQDDGGGMDPEAMRQCMSFGFSDKKSKSAIGQYGNGFKTSTMRLGADVIVFSCHTSNRILTQSIGLLSYTFLTRTGHDRIVVPMVDYKFNTSTGTLEILRAKEHFLSNLSILLQWSPFSTESELLKQFDDIGTHGTKVIIYNLWFNADGDVELDFESDPQDIRISGESKRIETLRAWKTTNEQHIANQFHYSLRVYLSILYLRVPQTFNIILRGRVVEHHNIADDLKFPEFILYRPQYGGCVEGQVITTIGFLKEAPQVSFHGFNVYHKNRLILPFWQVVSYSDSRGRGVVGVLQAEFIEPTHNKQDFERTSLFQKLESRLKEMTLEYWDYHCGLIGYQVKKKLRAPELLQISSHSMPPSSKQEFITSNKLSPAIGSAKAGLVIAEQFIPKSQFRSKQGVLEKRKEHVDLIEVEKAKRRAVEVGNVTDAGYNEEIQPLVTAGNQPKDQEAVNLLQENKKLRAKCLEYEKREEELKFKVTQLKIAIEEVCREYNRMLGELESLETIKEETKV
- the LOC121235300 gene encoding protein MICRORCHIDIA 6 isoform X2, coding for MTSIDIVDLSSDDECVEPHLKSVKSEPVVVGNIIQREESKFQQKLQSETQFKRQESEENRSSNVLSTGQSCSSILDQGQSPVDDSSLSSTSPTCPAPLCRQFWKAGNYNDGLGSKVSLQNGKNYLLVHPMFLHSNATSHKWAFGAVAELLDNAVDEIRNGATFVVVDKTTNPRDGSPALLIQDDGGGMDPEAMRQCMSFGFSDKKSKSAIGQYGNGFKTSTMRLGADVIVFSCHTSNRILTQSIGLLSYTFLTRTGHDRIVVPMVDYKFNTSTGTLEILRAKEHFLSNLSILLQWSPFSTESELLKQFDDIGTHGTKVIIYNLWFNADGDVELDFESDPQDIRISGESKRIETLRAWKTTNEQHIANQFHYSLRVYLSILYLRVPQTFNIILRGRVVEHHNIADDLKFPEFILYRPQYGGCVEGQVITTIGFLKEAPQVSFHGFNVYHKNRLILPFWQVVSYSDSRGRGVVGVLQAEFIEPTHNKQDFERTSLFQKLESRLKEMTLEYWDYHCGLIGYQVKKKLRAPELLQISSHSMPPSSKQEFITSNKLSPAIGSAKAGLVIAEQFIPKSQFRSKQVEKAKRRAVEVGNVTDAGYNEEIQPLVTAGNQPKDQEAVNLLQENKKLRAKCLEYEKREEELKFKVTQLKIAIEEVCREYNRMLGELESLETIKEETKV